A segment of the Diachasmimorpha longicaudata isolate KC_UGA_2023 chromosome 5, iyDiaLong2, whole genome shotgun sequence genome:
ATTTTATTCAACTAGTCGGTTTTTTTAATCCGGTGATgcggtaaataaatattgacttcCCGCTCCACTTGACCAGGGAGATTGTCTTCAGGTTTGGTGAAGAGACTTCCTCACATTGTTGCTATGACCAGAATATCTTTCCATGCAGCCATGTACTTTACGTAGTACATCAATTGAGATTTTAATTCACGTACTAAAGCTGCGCtggaaacttgaaaaaaatattattgataattcagTGCTACCCTAGTTGATCGATATCGAAATCGATAGAAATAATCGTTAATATCACTCTCTCAATATGTAGGACTCTGCGACAAATAGCAAAAGTATGTGGATATTCATAAGACAACTCAAGGCTGTTTGTCTATCGCGCCAGAAatgatgatgaaaatatttaaaaaagtaGGGATTGCATAGATTTCATGCTAGAAAGGGTACAGTAAAAGTTTCACATTCTTGAGGCAGCTCACTTATGAGATAATTAGGTAACAAAGCATGAGTTATTATGAGGAATAAAGTAAATTATCAGGGCCTACGGGCGAAATGCAAATTATTATAAAGTTGCCTGTCGAGGAGATGTTCACTGAATTTTCCCAGTGGAAAAACTTTACCATAAGTTTCGAAAGTCTCGGCAGGAGCGTACGATATCATTATCTTCTTAGATTTGTTTATTCCTTAcccataaaaattctcttaCACTGGGacagaaaaatttctaataacAATTCCATTTCATGCAAATATATTCAATTCAAGTTCAGCTGTCAGCCCTGTCTTTAGTGCCAGTCAATTACTCGACTAAATACTATTTATACTAAATCTTCGGCGTCTCGGCGTCAATCTGTCAGGTGCCCACATATCAAGACCCCTGAAATGATTCATCTTCGGCGTTGTAGCTTCTGACACTATCGTGGATACATCCGTTTTATGTCCTacatctttcaaatgtctctTCCTCCACAAATAAACGCAACACTCAATGGAGAGAGTCAAAAATGCGAGTAAAGTCCCGGCACTGAGAAGGAGAAACATTCCTTGTGTGTCATCGAGAGCCAATGATCGATCCTGCACTGGGATTTTCCGGCTTTTATACTCCACCGATACCTGGGAATGTAAACTCACGGTTGACCTTCGACTCCTGTCATGCATTCAATTCTCCTAAAGATTAGAAATCACTTACCGGGAGTAATAAACCCTCCGCTGTTCTCTGAACATCCCATTCAACGTCTCTGATGATCTTTTGAGCGAGACCGGATTGTCGTGCCCGGATAATAACCTTATTGAATTCTTCGGTGTAAATCGAGTCCTTCGGAAGTACGAAAGTTACACCGAAATTTAAGAGACATTCCTTACTTATGTGCATTGGTGATCTCATCGTAGTCCAGCTGTCGTATCAccgaaattcattttttaacatacaaaaaatttaaaattttgaaacccAGTAAATTCCCAGGAATCAAATGTTGTCGTTTCTccggaatttattaattaccgCATACCATCTAGATTAGTACCTGGGTGTGAACTGCTCTTGAACGATGTACTCAAGAAGAATTTTAGAGCCAATAAATGCGTAGGACCAGAAAAACGccgctgtgatatttccaatgccGGCTTTGACTGTTGAAACGTACTgcagatttttcaataatttttttgccacTGGTTCATCGATTTGCGTCCAGTTGAACCAAACCTCCCACCCATCGTGATCTGTGGTGAAATTGATTCTCAAGAGATAACCCTGTATAAATATGTAGATAGAACTCGGTAATCAGAACACAATAATAcacttttccacttttttaaCGAAAATGGCAAAATACAGGGGACTGCTGCCCTCCCACTGCACAATCACCTGCATTCGATGGAGAGTTGTAACCACTCAAGGGTTGAATTAATGATACCATAAAGATAAGAACACCGATTGAGTTTACCTAGAGTTCCTATTTCGTAATTCTCCTCGAGCAATTGCTCAGGTGTATCAATCGGTTCCGGAAACACGGGCACTGTGATGAAGGCCATAATCGAGCCAGTGTAGCACGACGTGATGATGATCGTAAAAACCCAATAAATACCTAAAACAAAGaaacaattatcaatttttactcCAGAACAATTAAAATACACTTCGAGCATGATTGGTACCAATTAAAAGTGACGTTGAATTTTTAGCAATTCCGGCATCCAAAAGTGGATTCTTAACGACGAAACTATTGGTGAATGTACTGAAGACATACCAAAACATGTGCATGAATCTCGAGGGATGAGTAACCAGGGATAATATACTGTAATTTGTGTTGGTAGTGAGTGGAATAACGGCAATGACATAAGCAATGACTACCAGGGCCCAGACGGCTCCTTGGAAGGGGCCCATTATGGCACGGTACTTCGGCAGGGCCAAGGATGCCTCTGATATGAAGGCCGCACAATCCTCCACGTGGGAGAATGAACTGTCGAATCTCGCTGTCACATTATTTGTCCGGTAAATGCCACCGATAGCTAGTGTCGTCTCACGTTTCTCCACATCCATTAGTGCTGCGTACACAGGGCTGGGAATTATTCAATGATTAATTCCCGATGATAACAACTTCATCGAACTATTTGTATTCTTAATGCAGTAGCAAAGTGTGAGAATACCAtgactcacgtttttttttttcatggaacgtttaaaaataatctcatCTAAAACCCAAGAAAATGGTTTATATGACGTGTCTGGAGaacgtgaatttttaaaatgattgatTTTGCAAATTTTCAACTGGAATTCCCAATTACGATTGAACCTCGGGTTGGATTTCTGCAGTGatgcgataaaaatatttttggagatcggagaaattaattcattcggTTCTCTACCACTTCACTAATGATTAGATTGCTCTAAGAGCCCCACCTTGTTGAAGTTGTGGGATCTCGAAAGTCAGCAGTGAAATTAAGAGCCTTTCCCAGGAGCCTTATCATTCTGATGTCAATTCCATCCCAACCAATCTGGTCATGACTAACTCGATCTCTGTGGTGTTTAAATCAACCATGGATGAAAAAtccatgaaattatttttaaaaatcggtGGAGAAACCCCCGGATATCAGTCACAGAATCCCatattttttagataaatTTTCCTCTTCTGAATGTCAAAATGCGAaagaaaaagtaatttttttggcaAAAGTCTGCAGCAAGTATGCTGAGTTTCTCCGGAATGGCCTCTATGGGAGGTAATGAGtacataaataataatctaTGTTTACGTTCTGATTGCGAAGGGCGGCTTGTGGGCGGTGGATATTAATAGCCTGTGGCCCTTGAAGCCTCCGCTGAGCTTCGCTGGAAATAGATCAATATTCTTGTGTGTCATGTGGTCCCTTATCCAAGATGTTGAAAGAACTGGTTTACTGGAACCACTTCCATCCGTATACAGCCGATGAGTGTACAGGAGGAATGATCCTTCCTGATATAGAATGAAAATATGACTCCTCATTAGCGTTAATTACTGGAGTCAGTAAAAAACAGAAATGTTGAACATTTTTAACTGAAATTATTCATGCAacgtaattataatttaaattcaGTCACATTAATCATTTGATATTCTATATTTATTCCAGTGGCATGAAACGGGTTTAGAAGTATTTTTTACTCACCAACATAAACACAGATTTTTCTTGTAAATATCAACTCTTAGGTACATAAAATGTAACGAATTcgtaaaaaattaacagaGGCTTCACCAGAATCCTTGATTTTAGAGGCACAAtaaatcagattttttttgtgaaattttctttcgtCGTGTTCGTAccgatttttcattatatgAAAAAGAGGAaacataacttttttttttctctccttaaTTACCTCAGTTCGTCTACTCATACTATGGGTGATGATAACCAAATTTGTGTAGGATCTCGATATAAAGCTCTTAAGAAACTCTTTGACTGTCCAAGGTGTTGATTCGGTTACGAGTAGAACCTTATTCACAGTTTCCTCTTCAATAACATTCCCGATAGAGTAGACATCATTCAAAAAGATGAGGTAATTGTAACACTTGTCCTTGATCGCTCTGGGCGTCTGGTTGAGCGCAGCATCTGCACTTCTCTGAATCAACGAGCCAAAGGATAGACTGCTGTACAACCCCTGGAGCACGCCAGGCTGCTGTTCAATGGTCTTGTCatcgtaaattatttttatatcacatCCACTGTAATACTCTTTGAAAATGTAGCTGAGTAGGCGACCTAAACTGTCGATTCTTAGATCACTTTGCTGAGACTTTGTCATGTTCATCAAGTGAGACTTTATGATGCATAGCctggagaaaattaataaaattaacacAATGTAATTCGCAAACTTCATGATAATTTCGATAGGTCTGGTGGTGGTTCCAGAGCGATGACACTGAACTGACTGGCCGAAGGAAAAATACCAGACAATCCGATGTGTGTGTCTCATCACATAATATTAGATCGATACCACTGTTATTGCATTTCCCATATTTATTGGACATTAGCAAAATTACTCTTCAATATTTGAAGTAACTTGCTGTGGAAAGTCGATCCTCCCCAGTATCGATCATCATTTATTCCATAAGTATGAGGTAATTATTGCAATCATAATgctgttttgaaaaatttaaaaagtcCAGGGCAATTGCCTTGAACCGCGTGCTTTCCTGACTGATTTAGTGGAATAACATTCctctgaaattaaaaaaaaattaatactaaTGCTTATATataagtttatttattttgtgcaACTTATCTTCTTTTACCCCTTCACTACTGAATCCACGATCAGAATTCATCTTGCGATCAGCTATGATCGTGTGACACTTCTCTCTCCTCCTCAAAATTCTACTATTGCGCATGATAATATGGCTACGAATTTATTTATGCTCAAGAATAGCAAGAATAAGTGATATTATTGATGCTAGTGATGTAAAGAATTGAACACTATCATGACTATCTCATGAGATTTGGCGACACTCGGACCAAGCTTCATGGCGAATAGCATCATGATGAATAATCAATATGGGAAGTACCAGCCGGGCTACCACAGAAAATACCCCAGGATGTGTATCACATTCACCCGAATAATGTGAATAATTAACCATTACCTTTACTATTTTATGAGATGTTGGTGGATATTCAGAAAAAACAGACAAAACTTTAACGTGTGCTATCCAGAGCAAATGATGATGCTAAGAAGGACAATTCGTCAGGGCTCTACAGACCGGTCACtcggttcaataaaaattcacttgataaaatttttccaccgaTGGAGTACAGTAAACAACTACATCCACAATGGAATGTAGATATACATTATGcccttgatttttcaaaatggtgGTGTAAAGCATTAGGGATTTGGCCGTGGCGGAATAACGATGTTTCATGTATCATGCAAGCTAGTAGTATTGTTCTGATTGTGGTAAGGAACCTTTTCACATGATCCTGGTAGCACAGAAAAGTATAtcaaatgaataatcaatATGTGAACATAATAATCCAGGACCATCGCCGAAAAACTTTGGACATTTGattataacaaaaatattgctTTGGAagacaattatttcatttatgaTCTTGAGTGAATTCTAATTAATATcaacattgaaaaaacaatcgaAGGTCCACCGAAAGTAATACAGTTTTATGTGCAATTAAGCATCTTCTAAAGTACTATGCTTgtcataattgaaaaaaatgacaaaattaaTACACCTCCCaagtgaatgaatattttatattttaatcaTCAGTGTGTAATGTTCAATGAATGCAGATCACTGCCGCTGCTGTTTCATCAATCCAGCTACTAACAAAGGGTAACTGTGGAGTAATAACCGATTTACTGGATAGCCTAGCCAGTATCATAGTATTTAGCGGGACAGCGATCAAAATTCTTTCTCTTTTGTTTCACCAGCAACACATGCGTTACATTATTTCATCGATAATCGACGATTGGTGGAATAATAGTGGAACAAAATCACGGAAAATTATGCGCCGGTATACATATTGGGGACGTGCAGCTTTTATATTACAAATTGCTGGAACATTTGCTGGAATGGTATTGACAACGTGGACTGATCCACCAACTTTAAAAACCGAGATGTTCGAAAATGATAGTTCAGTAATAAGACACTTATTATTGGCGCCTTCGTGTTGGATTCCAATTACTATGCCCCTCAACATTTATTTGCTTTATTACAACGTCATTTTCATCGCTATGATCTGTTCAGCATTGACATATGCAGGGTGTGATGCATTCATGTTCAATGCTGCTTTACATATCTGTGGTCAGTTCGAGATACTCGAGGCTAACATCGCAAGTTTCAGTGATGAAGATGACTATTCAATGCAGAAGtataaaataagaaaattctcCAAACGACATGATGAGTTGATTCAGCTGGGGAAACATATGGATACCTTAATTAATGTTGTCATCTTCTCCGAGCTTGTGAGCAATAGTATCCTCATCTGCGCTTCAGGTAACTATTTTCTGTAGCTCGATTCTTTTACCACTAAAATGcacaaaattggaaaaattattgatgaggGGAGGTATGAAAATATTGCAAGAAATTAAATGGTCAATTGGTGCCCATGAAAGTCTTCAGACATGAGACATGAGTATCATTTTTTGcggggaaaatttcattttagaCTTTTCACGGTAAAAGGCGCATATCAGACTAGATCAAAATTAGATTGAGACTTTTTGGAGAATAATTGAAGAGTATGATTTTTACATATTCGTTAAAATAATACTGATATTCGTTTCACTTTAACAATCGCtatattttgtattatttaAAGACACCTGCAGTTTTTATTCAAGTGCACCTTATCAGTGTGTAGCATCAACCAGATATACtgataggatttttttcaatttaggaATTGTTGTTATGGAACACATTAAGGCGGGTAATGTGAACCGTGTTGTATTCAGCTGGATAGCGAGAATATACGTTTGGCACATGGAATTCTTCATGTATTGTTATGTCGGTGAAAAACTATCAAGCCATGCCGACAAGCTGCGGAGCACTTTGTTCAATTGTCCCTGGTACACTATGTCAACTCATATTGCTAAagatataaaatttatgatgatgcgcaataattatttctgtcaTTTGACGGCcggtgaatttttaatgatgaattaTGAAAGTTTTGCAAAAATCACAAAGGCTatgttttctttattttccgtTCTCCGATTTATGCTTCAGTGACAGTATTGAATTATATTGTAATTAGTATCCATTGTcgtagtattttttattttctccagttgagtgtgaacgatatAGAAGAGAAATGATTTACTACGAACGAAAACGCTGCCCAAATATCTAAaatgttatttaaaaaatgaataagaaCAGGAACATTCTCTGAAGAACAAAagttaaatttaaaaactgaGCCTTCCACTTACATCTCAGAACAGATGAATTCCATTCACCAGATTGTCAATGATCCTCGTAATGGCATAACTTGCATTCCACCCggtatttatgaaaaaagaatGAGCTAAGCAGTGCAATTATGACGAAGAATAGTGGTAAACTCAGAATGAAACAGTAAACAGTAAATTTCAGGTCACCACAAACAGTAATTCACACGTAGATTGGAATATCCTCTTTTCTGCTGGTAGAACACAATCCGATCATTCAATTACTACTCTGGCTGATTCCTAAGA
Coding sequences within it:
- the LOC135162941 gene encoding ionotropic receptor 21a-like isoform X1; the protein is MRHTHRIVWYFSFGQSVQCHRSGTTTRPIEIIMKFANYIVLILLIFSRLCIIKSHLMNMTKSQQSDLRIDSLGRLLSYIFKEYYSGCDIKIIYDDKTIEQQPGVLQGLYSSLSFGSLIQRSADAALNQTPRAIKDKCYNYLIFLNDVYSIGNVIEEETVNKVLLVTESTPWTVKEFLKSFISRSYTNLVIITHSMSRRTEEGSFLLYTHRLYTDGSGSSKPVLSTSWIRDHMTHKNIDLFPAKLSGGFKGHRLLISTAHKPPFAIRTDRVSHDQIGWDGIDIRMIRLLGKALNFTADFRDPTTSTSPVYAALMDVEKRETTLAIGGIYRTNNVTARFDSSFSHVEDCAAFISEASLALPKYRAIMGPFQGAVWALVVIAYVIAVIPLTTNTNYSILSLVTHPSRFMHMFWYVFSTFTNSFVVKNPLLDAGIAKNSTSLLIGIYWVFTIIITSCYTGSIMAFITVPVFPEPIDTPEQLLEENYEIGTLDHDGWEVWFNWTQIDEPVAKKLLKNLQYVSTVKAGIGNITAAFFWSYAFIGSKILLEYIVQEQFTPSWTTMRSPMHISKECLLNFGVTFVLPKDSIYTEEFNKVIIRARQSGLAQKIIRDVEWDVQRTAEGLLLPVSVEYKSRKIPVQDRSLALDDTQGMFLLLSAGTLLAFLTLSIECCVYLWRKRHLKDVGHKTDVSTIVSEATTPKMNHFRGLDMWAPDRLTPRRRRFSINSI
- the LOC135162941 gene encoding ionotropic receptor 21a-like isoform X2 — protein: MNMTKSQQSDLRIDSLGRLLSYIFKEYYSGCDIKIIYDDKTIEQQPGVLQGLYSSLSFGSLIQRSADAALNQTPRAIKDKCYNYLIFLNDVYSIGNVIEEETVNKVLLVTESTPWTVKEFLKSFISRSYTNLVIITHSMSRRTEEGSFLLYTHRLYTDGSGSSKPVLSTSWIRDHMTHKNIDLFPAKLSGGFKGHRLLISTAHKPPFAIRTDRVSHDQIGWDGIDIRMIRLLGKALNFTADFRDPTTSTSPVYAALMDVEKRETTLAIGGIYRTNNVTARFDSSFSHVEDCAAFISEASLALPKYRAIMGPFQGAVWALVVIAYVIAVIPLTTNTNYSILSLVTHPSRFMHMFWYVFSTFTNSFVVKNPLLDAGIAKNSTSLLIGIYWVFTIIITSCYTGSIMAFITVPVFPEPIDTPEQLLEENYEIGTLDHDGWEVWFNWTQIDEPVAKKLLKNLQYVSTVKAGIGNITAAFFWSYAFIGSKILLEYIVQEQFTPSWTTMRSPMHISKECLLNFGVTFVLPKDSIYTEEFNKVIIRARQSGLAQKIIRDVEWDVQRTAEGLLLPVSVEYKSRKIPVQDRSLALDDTQGMFLLLSAGTLLAFLTLSIECCVYLWRKRHLKDVGHKTDVSTIVSEATTPKMNHFRGLDMWAPDRLTPRRRRFSINSI
- the LOC135162941 gene encoding ionotropic receptor 21a-like isoform X4, which produces MLEGSFLLYTHRLYTDGSGSSKPVLSTSWIRDHMTHKNIDLFPAKLSGGFKGHRLLISTAHKPPFAIRTDRVSHDQIGWDGIDIRMIRLLGKALNFTADFRDPTTSTSPVYAALMDVEKRETTLAIGGIYRTNNVTARFDSSFSHVEDCAAFISEASLALPKYRAIMGPFQGAVWALVVIAYVIAVIPLTTNTNYSILSLVTHPSRFMHMFWYVFSTFTNSFVVKNPLLDAGIAKNSTSLLIGIYWVFTIIITSCYTGSIMAFITVPVFPEPIDTPEQLLEENYEIGTLDHDGWEVWFNWTQIDEPVAKKLLKNLQYVSTVKAGIGNITAAFFWSYAFIGSKILLEYIVQEQFTPSWTTMRSPMHISKECLLNFGVTFVLPKDSIYTEEFNKVIIRARQSGLAQKIIRDVEWDVQRTAEGLLLPVSVEYKSRKIPVQDRSLALDDTQGMFLLLSAGTLLAFLTLSIECCVYLWRKRHLKDVGHKTDVSTIVSEATTPKMNHFRGLDMWAPDRLTPRRRRFSINSI
- the LOC135162941 gene encoding ionotropic receptor 21a-like isoform X3, which translates into the protein MRHTHRIVWYFSFGQSVQCHRSGTTTRPIEIIMKFANYIVLILLIFSRLCIIKSHLMNMTKSQQSDLRIDSLGRLLSYIFKEYYSGCDIKIIYDDKTIEQQPGVLQGLYSSLSFGSLIQRSADAALNQTPRAIKDKCYNYLIFLNDVYSIGNVIEEETVNKVLLVTESTPWTVKEFLKSFISRSYTNLVIITHSMSRRTEEGSFLLYTHRLYTDGSGSSKPVLSTSWIRDHMTHKNIDLFPAKLSGGFKGHRLLISTAHKPPFAIRTDRVSHDQIGWDGIDIRMIRLLGKALNFTADFRDPTTSTSPVYAALMDVEKRETTLAIGGIYRTNNVTARFDSSFSHVEDCAAFISEASLALPKYRAIMGPFQGAVWALVVIAYVIAVIPLTTNTNYSILSLVTHPSRFMHMFWYVFSTFTNSFVVKNPLLDAGIAKNSTSLLIGIYWVFTIIITSCYTGSIMAFITVPVFPEPIDTPEQLLEENYEIGTLDHDGWEVWFNWTQIDEPVAKKLLKNLQYVSTVKAGIGNITAAFFWSYAFIGSKILLEYIVQEQFTPRY
- the LOC135162612 gene encoding odorant receptor 10a-like — encoded protein: MEYSKQLHPQWNVDIHYALDFSKWWCKALGIWPWRNNDVSCIMQASSIVLIVITAAAVSSIQLLTKGNCGVITDLLDSLASIIVFSGTAIKILSLLFHQQHMRYIISSIIDDWWNNSGTKSRKIMRRYTYWGRAAFILQIAGTFAGMVLTTWTDPPTLKTEMFENDSSVIRHLLLAPSCWIPITMPLNIYLLYYNVIFIAMICSALTYAGCDAFMFNAALHICGQFEILEANIASFSDEDDYSMQKYKIRKFSKRHDELIQLGKHMDTLINVVIFSELVSNSILICASGIVVMEHIKAGNVNRVVFSWIARIYVWHMEFFMYCYVGEKLSSHADKLRSTLFNCPWYTMSTHIAKDIKFMMMRNNYFCHLTAGEFLMMNYESFAKITKAMFSLFSVLRFMLQ